Proteins from a genomic interval of Sulfurimonas sp. HSL3-2:
- a CDS encoding LysM peptidoglycan-binding domain-containing protein, which produces MIRFFLILLAPYALFAALTFSTNNNKDVELLKTFDVDSSFLYDEKLNEMKSSERARYQYKHFFNAMDNAYIFIPRIKEVLNEYNVPAEFLYLAMAESNFSTRAYSKKKATGMWQFMPRTAKLYKLRIDSYVDERRDLIKSSEAAAKYLTFLHKKFGKWYLAAIAYNCGGGYLSRAIKKAGTDDLKVLLDEKKRYIPRESRLYIRKILALALVGNDEDYLIDNEYEFLLNRGNAYSLATVKVGRGESLTRISKMLGIPLKELKALNHHLSHDFTPPDVKKYDIYIPYVKLSDFKQKYHPEDIKNIYMVHTVKHGESLFAIGRKYHVPYKIIKDFNKLSSNRLSLKQQLVIPIAVAKNHEHDKRYYMVKNGDTLDSIAKANKLTIGFIKSVNNLKNNTIKIGDKLYLNE; this is translated from the coding sequence ATGATTAGATTTTTCTTGATTTTACTGGCTCCCTATGCGCTTTTTGCAGCATTGACGTTTAGCACAAACAACAATAAAGACGTAGAACTTTTAAAGACTTTTGATGTCGATTCATCCTTTTTATACGATGAAAAGCTCAACGAGATGAAGTCCTCTGAACGTGCCAGATACCAATATAAACACTTTTTCAACGCTATGGATAATGCCTATATATTTATCCCCAGGATCAAAGAGGTACTAAACGAGTACAACGTGCCTGCAGAGTTTTTGTATCTTGCTATGGCAGAATCGAACTTTTCGACAAGAGCGTACTCTAAAAAGAAAGCTACGGGTATGTGGCAGTTTATGCCTCGTACGGCAAAACTTTACAAACTGAGAATCGACAGCTACGTAGATGAGAGACGCGATCTTATAAAATCTTCTGAAGCTGCAGCAAAATATCTTACATTTTTACATAAAAAATTCGGTAAATGGTACTTGGCTGCGATCGCTTATAACTGTGGTGGAGGCTACCTTAGCCGTGCTATTAAAAAAGCAGGTACGGATGACCTGAAAGTCCTTTTGGATGAGAAGAAAAGATATATTCCTCGCGAGAGCAGACTTTACATCAGAAAGATCCTGGCTTTAGCACTTGTCGGAAACGATGAAGACTATCTGATAGACAATGAGTATGAGTTCTTGCTAAACCGCGGGAATGCTTACTCTTTAGCGACCGTAAAAGTCGGAAGAGGCGAGTCTTTGACAAGAATATCAAAGATGCTTGGGATCCCGTTAAAGGAGTTAAAAGCATTAAATCATCATCTGTCTCATGACTTTACTCCGCCTGATGTTAAAAAGTACGATATCTATATCCCATATGTCAAACTTTCCGATTTCAAACAGAAATACCATCCGGAAGATATCAAAAACATCTACATGGTGCATACCGTCAAGCATGGAGAGAGTCTTTTTGCTATCGGCAGAAAATACCATGTGCCGTATAAGATCATAAAAGATTTCAACAAGCTTTCTAGCAATAGATTGTCATTAAAACAACAGCTTGTTATCCCCATAGCTGTTGCGAAGAACCATGAGCATGACAAGAGATACTATATGGTCAAAAACGGAGATACTTTAGACTCTATAGCAAAAGCAAATAAGCTTACAATAGGGTTTATCAAGTCGGTAAACAACCTAAAGAACAATACTATAAAAATCGGTGACAAGTTGTATCTAAATGAATAG
- a CDS encoding TraR/DksA C4-type zinc finger protein, producing the protein MTARKDLDFSEFEKILKEQKESIEKNIEATRSEIEAIALEDEIDDMEDMAELQIDNASDQTILHHLETELAEVEAALQRIHNKSYGICEDTGKHIPLERLKAYPLARTFA; encoded by the coding sequence ATGACTGCGCGAAAAGACTTAGATTTTAGCGAATTTGAAAAAATTCTAAAAGAACAAAAAGAGAGTATAGAAAAAAATATAGAAGCTACCCGTTCTGAGATAGAAGCAATAGCTCTTGAAGATGAGATAGACGATATGGAAGATATGGCTGAACTTCAGATCGATAATGCATCAGACCAGACTATCCTTCATCATCTTGAAACTGAACTTGCAGAGGTCGAAGCCGCATTACAACGTATACATAATAAGAGTTACGGCATTTGTGAAGATACAGGCAAGCATATCCCGTTAGAGAGATTAAAAGCATACCCTTTAGCCAGAACATTCGCTTAA
- a CDS encoding TatD family hydrolase, which produces MIIDTHIHLDDDRYDDDFEDVINRAYESDVKRFIIPGADPLTLDKAVKIAEAHEDIYFAVGVHPYDLEAFDSLDFEKYLSHEKCVAVGECGMDYFRLEGSDEEKESVKKEQERVFKAQIRLAKKYKKPLIVHIRDASVDSKRILLEEDAGEVGGVLHCYNADEQLLSLAKEDFYFGIGGVLTFSNAKKLVNVLPKIPLEKLVIETDGPYLTPTPHRGTRNEPAYTRFVANKMSELLDMDVQTIEEITTENARKLFHIF; this is translated from the coding sequence ATGATAATTGATACGCACATACATTTGGATGACGATAGATACGACGATGACTTTGAAGATGTCATAAATAGGGCGTATGAGAGTGATGTAAAGCGTTTTATCATACCCGGAGCCGATCCTCTCACGCTTGATAAAGCGGTAAAGATAGCAGAAGCGCATGAAGATATCTACTTTGCCGTAGGCGTGCATCCTTACGACCTTGAAGCGTTTGACTCTCTGGACTTTGAAAAGTATCTAAGCCATGAAAAGTGTGTGGCCGTAGGCGAATGCGGGATGGACTACTTTAGACTAGAGGGCAGTGACGAAGAGAAAGAGAGCGTTAAAAAAGAGCAGGAAAGAGTCTTTAAAGCACAGATAAGATTGGCAAAAAAGTATAAGAAACCTCTTATAGTGCATATCCGTGATGCTTCAGTCGACTCTAAAAGGATACTGCTAGAAGAGGATGCCGGAGAAGTAGGGGGTGTCCTTCACTGTTACAACGCCGATGAGCAGCTTCTTTCTCTTGCAAAAGAGGACTTTTACTTCGGTATAGGCGGTGTTCTGACATTTAGCAATGCTAAAAAACTTGTAAATGTTCTGCCTAAGATCCCTTTAGAGAAACTTGTCATAGAAACAGACGGTCCATACCTGACTCCGACGCCTCATAGAGGGACTAGAAACGAGCCTGCATATACTAGATTCGTGGCAAATAAAATGTCTGAGCTGCTTGATATGGATGTGCAAACTATAGAAGAAATAACCACGGAAAATGCGAGAAAATTGTTTCATATTTTTTAA
- a CDS encoding cation-transporting P-type ATPase, with translation MRRINKGMVNCMMTLSDSPHSKTPEELYEIFESSETGIEADEASKRLDIYGLNALKEDRRSLLSIFISQFKSPIVAILIAAAVLSLAMGHNTDSIFIIGILIINSILGFFQEYKAETSIQALKKLTETHVRVIRLGLEALIPSDEIVPGDIVLLGEGDLISADIRLIESHGLQVDEATLTGESVPSSKDADKVLAQETPPYERKNILFSGTHIIKGTAKGMVTATGEHTYLASIAKSAQEQSPDSPLTRSLAIFSKKLIVVLAGILLIVGVVGLIHGLGAGDLASILIAELVSAVPEGLPIVVTLILALGAYRLSGHKVLVRHLPSVESLGSASVIATDKTGTITQGYLSVKEMEVFDKDALRVCAALCNDASEEHGDPADKALRTWLDSEYDLIRKHNPRVFYHPFDPKLRMMATINQDHEKKERLYIKGAYEALKKMTVNSSEELERLNDAHDEMASMGLRLLAFGISDEKWDDPKKWSIRIVGLIGFADAAKAGVTDAVAQAKNAGIKVIMITGDNPLTAQVIAKEVGIWQDEDIVLSGTEIEDMTDEKLSNALKRCSVIARALPEHKYRVVKLLQKDGEIVAVTGDGVNDVPALKAADLGIAMGGGSEAAKSTAKMVITDNNLGVIVDAIRQGRIITANLRKVIFYLLATCFDEILLISGAIIAGLPLPVHATQILWINIVTDGVTDKTFPLCREEGDVMKNPPRRLEKQFFDRWQMARIAWVSIVNASVTVSVFIYLLSTGYSYEAAITVSFSIIVTSQWVNGILAQKEHEPFLRDIKKSLTINPAIWIGVGIGIVLQSAALYIFPSWLHSVPPTLEMLGYIGGATAAVFVLIESYKWVEWSLKRAVKR, from the coding sequence ATGAGACGCATAAATAAAGGGATGGTAAACTGCATGATGACATTATCCGATTCTCCTCATTCTAAGACTCCCGAAGAGCTTTACGAAATCTTTGAAAGCTCTGAGACAGGAATAGAAGCCGATGAAGCCTCAAAACGTTTAGATATCTACGGTCTAAACGCTCTCAAAGAGGATCGGCGTTCACTTCTGTCTATCTTTATCAGTCAGTTTAAAAGCCCTATTGTCGCCATACTGATCGCTGCGGCAGTTCTCTCTTTGGCTATGGGGCACAATACGGACAGTATATTTATCATCGGCATCCTTATCATCAACAGCATTTTAGGTTTTTTCCAAGAGTACAAAGCCGAGACCTCCATCCAAGCGCTTAAAAAACTTACAGAGACGCATGTAAGAGTCATCAGGTTGGGATTAGAAGCGCTTATACCTTCTGATGAGATCGTTCCCGGGGATATCGTTCTTTTAGGTGAAGGCGATCTCATATCGGCGGATATCAGGCTGATCGAATCTCATGGACTGCAAGTCGATGAAGCGACACTTACGGGAGAGTCAGTGCCCTCTTCCAAAGATGCAGACAAGGTACTTGCGCAAGAGACGCCTCCTTATGAAAGAAAGAACATCCTCTTTTCAGGCACACACATCATCAAAGGAACGGCAAAAGGGATGGTCACTGCGACTGGAGAACATACCTATCTGGCAAGCATCGCAAAAAGTGCACAGGAACAGTCCCCGGATTCGCCGCTTACACGTTCTCTTGCCATCTTCTCAAAAAAACTTATCGTAGTGTTGGCAGGGATATTGTTGATCGTGGGTGTTGTCGGACTGATTCACGGACTTGGTGCAGGAGATCTGGCTTCCATACTTATAGCAGAACTTGTCTCTGCCGTGCCGGAGGGTCTGCCTATAGTCGTGACCCTTATCTTGGCACTCGGTGCATATAGACTCAGTGGTCATAAGGTTCTTGTACGTCATCTTCCTTCAGTTGAGTCACTCGGAAGCGCTTCGGTGATCGCTACGGACAAGACAGGGACGATCACTCAAGGATATTTATCTGTCAAAGAGATGGAGGTATTTGATAAAGATGCTCTTAGAGTGTGTGCGGCACTGTGTAACGATGCCTCAGAGGAGCATGGTGATCCTGCCGACAAAGCACTCAGAACATGGCTGGACTCCGAATATGACTTGATAAGAAAGCACAATCCCAGAGTGTTTTACCATCCATTTGATCCAAAACTACGCATGATGGCGACTATCAATCAAGACCACGAGAAGAAAGAACGTTTATATATCAAAGGAGCCTATGAAGCTCTAAAAAAGATGACTGTAAACAGTTCCGAGGAGTTAGAAAGACTAAACGATGCTCATGATGAAATGGCATCGATGGGACTGCGTCTTTTGGCTTTTGGGATTAGCGATGAGAAGTGGGACGATCCTAAAAAATGGAGTATCCGTATCGTCGGACTTATCGGTTTTGCGGATGCTGCGAAAGCGGGTGTGACCGATGCCGTAGCTCAAGCGAAAAATGCCGGTATCAAGGTCATCATGATAACGGGAGATAACCCTTTAACAGCACAGGTCATTGCCAAAGAGGTCGGTATATGGCAAGATGAAGATATAGTACTAAGCGGTACTGAGATAGAAGATATGACGGATGAAAAGCTCTCAAATGCGCTAAAAAGATGCAGCGTCATAGCACGCGCCCTTCCCGAGCACAAATACAGAGTCGTCAAACTTCTGCAAAAAGATGGTGAGATAGTAGCTGTTACGGGAGACGGGGTCAATGACGTCCCTGCACTTAAAGCAGCCGATCTGGGCATTGCCATGGGCGGCGGAAGCGAAGCTGCAAAATCAACCGCAAAGATGGTCATAACCGATAATAATCTCGGTGTCATAGTCGATGCGATCCGCCAAGGAAGGATCATCACGGCAAATCTGAGAAAAGTCATATTTTATCTGCTTGCGACCTGTTTTGATGAGATACTTCTTATCAGCGGAGCGATCATAGCAGGGCTTCCCCTACCCGTTCATGCAACACAGATCCTATGGATCAATATTGTGACCGACGGAGTCACTGACAAGACGTTTCCATTATGCCGTGAAGAGGGAGATGTGATGAAAAACCCTCCACGCAGACTTGAAAAACAGTTTTTTGACCGCTGGCAGATGGCGAGGATCGCATGGGTCTCGATCGTCAATGCATCCGTGACTGTCTCTGTCTTTATCTACCTTTTAAGTACCGGGTACAGCTATGAAGCTGCCATTACAGTATCTTTTTCCATTATCGTGACCTCACAATGGGTCAACGGCATCTTGGCTCAAAAAGAGCATGAACCGTTTTTACGTGACATTAAAAAAAGTCTGACCATCAATCCTGCTATATGGATCGGAGTGGGTATCGGTATAGTGCTTCAAAGTGCTGCTCTTTACATCTTTCCAAGCTGGCTTCACTCAGTACCGCCGACGCTAGAGATGCTTGGTTACATAGGAGGCGCTACAGCTGCCGTATTTGTTTTGATAGAGTCTTATAAATGGGTAGAATGGAGTCTGAAAAGAGCTGTTAAGAGATAG
- a CDS encoding NAD(+)/NADH kinase: MDIKRVGIILRPSTPELKDIFYDIKNVFESHGIEVFIDSISGGMIDVMGQEFDIICQKCDILVSIGGDGTLISTVRRSYKYQIPILGVHAGKLGFLADLSVDEMKDFVEILVKGEFRIDHRAVLQATIKTSESENTIFAFNDIVLTRPSISKMIRIETLVDDKAFNTYYGDGVIVSTPTGSTAYNLSAGGPVLFPLTNVFSLTPICPHSLTQRPVVLPGHFSIDMKTPDKSALLIVDGQDMHEFGSGDTISIKLAKNPAKLIHRKEFNYFDVLKEKLRWGE, from the coding sequence ATGGATATTAAAAGAGTCGGTATTATTCTCAGACCTTCGACACCGGAATTAAAAGATATATTTTATGATATAAAAAACGTGTTTGAGTCTCATGGCATAGAAGTATTCATCGACAGCATCAGCGGCGGGATGATAGATGTCATGGGTCAGGAGTTTGACATCATATGCCAAAAATGCGATATCTTAGTAAGCATCGGCGGAGACGGGACACTTATCTCGACTGTTAGAAGATCATACAAATACCAGATACCTATCCTTGGAGTCCATGCAGGAAAACTGGGCTTTTTAGCAGACCTTTCAGTTGATGAGATGAAGGATTTCGTTGAGATACTGGTCAAAGGCGAGTTCCGCATAGACCACAGAGCCGTTTTGCAGGCGACCATTAAGACAAGCGAGTCTGAAAACACGATATTCGCATTTAACGACATCGTCCTTACCCGTCCATCGATATCGAAGATGATCCGTATAGAGACTTTGGTGGATGATAAAGCGTTTAACACATACTACGGCGACGGCGTTATCGTTTCGACACCGACGGGCTCGACTGCCTACAACCTTTCAGCAGGCGGCCCTGTCTTGTTCCCGCTTACAAACGTGTTCTCACTCACTCCGATCTGTCCGCACTCTTTGACGCAAAGACCGGTCGTCCTTCCTGGACACTTCAGCATAGACATGAAAACACCGGATAAATCGGCACTGCTCATCGTTGACGGGCAGGATATGCACGAGTTCGGCTCAGGAGACACCATAAGCATCAAACTGGCAAAAAACCCTGCAAAACTGATACACAGAAAAGAGTTTAACTACTTTGACGTACTAAAAGAGAAACTTCGCTGGGGGGAATAA
- a CDS encoding AAA family ATPase — protein sequence MIERFYLKDYLSFNEAELELKSGLVVFTGPSGSGKSILMNSILSSLGASSCEASLCESSVTWELDLEETGIESDDVNVFKHIKKEKSRYFINNQSVSKKAMSDIGSNYLRHLSLKDYSDFENENLLSILDNRIEHKTQGLEKLKKEYQKSFLEYKKVKQELDKIEEEEKKIIELKEFAAFEIQKIQEVNPKEGEDEELLSIKKELSKKEKVLESIELAKSLFDNEHHVFSTLDLLDVDSSFFDDAMNELRVVLDNAEERFSALEDIEVEEVLNRIEELSAIKRRYGSIEEALVYKEQKIKELEAYENIEITKDELVQRHAVLDKAVNKLADTLSELRANELKPFNDDLNKYLKDLYLRDAKVGLSASRLDLLGKDTMELELNSTALDKVSTGEFNRLRLAILALKSEFMNKNGGVLMLDEIDANLSGEESMSVAKVLRKLAKHFQIFVISHQPQLTSMGDQHFLIHKKGDESFVKELDFNSRIEEIARIISGESITKEAKQFAKELLEACR from the coding sequence ATGATAGAGAGATTTTACCTAAAAGATTACCTGAGTTTCAATGAAGCGGAGCTTGAGCTAAAAAGCGGTCTTGTCGTGTTTACCGGTCCCAGCGGAAGCGGTAAGTCCATACTTATGAACTCCATTCTCTCTTCACTGGGTGCGAGCAGTTGTGAGGCTTCTCTTTGCGAATCTAGCGTGACGTGGGAACTTGACTTGGAAGAGACGGGCATAGAAAGCGATGATGTAAATGTCTTTAAGCATATCAAGAAAGAGAAATCCCGCTACTTCATCAACAACCAAAGCGTCTCTAAAAAAGCGATGTCCGACATCGGCTCGAATTACCTCAGACACTTGAGCCTCAAAGACTACAGCGATTTTGAGAACGAAAACCTCCTTTCTATCTTAGACAACCGTATAGAACACAAGACACAAGGTCTTGAAAAGCTCAAAAAAGAGTATCAGAAAAGCTTTTTGGAGTATAAAAAGGTCAAGCAGGAGCTTGACAAGATAGAGGAAGAGGAGAAAAAGATAATCGAACTCAAAGAGTTTGCTGCTTTTGAGATCCAAAAGATCCAAGAGGTAAATCCAAAAGAGGGTGAAGACGAGGAACTTCTGTCTATCAAAAAAGAGCTTTCCAAAAAAGAGAAGGTGTTAGAGAGCATAGAGCTTGCAAAGTCTCTTTTTGACAATGAACACCACGTTTTCAGTACACTTGACCTGCTGGATGTGGACAGCTCTTTCTTTGACGATGCGATGAACGAGCTGAGAGTCGTTCTGGATAACGCTGAAGAGAGATTCAGCGCATTGGAGGACATAGAGGTCGAAGAGGTGCTAAACCGCATAGAAGAGCTTAGCGCCATCAAAAGAAGATATGGAAGTATCGAAGAAGCGCTTGTTTATAAAGAGCAGAAGATAAAAGAGCTTGAGGCGTATGAGAATATCGAGATAACAAAAGACGAGCTTGTACAAAGACACGCTGTTTTAGATAAAGCGGTCAATAAACTTGCAGATACTCTAAGCGAGCTAAGAGCTAATGAGCTTAAACCTTTTAACGATGACCTGAACAAATACCTAAAAGACCTTTATCTAAGAGATGCAAAGGTGGGTTTAAGTGCAAGCAGACTTGACCTGCTAGGCAAGGACACTATGGAGCTGGAGCTAAACTCAACGGCACTTGATAAAGTAAGTACGGGTGAGTTCAACAGACTTCGTCTTGCGATACTTGCCTTAAAATCGGAGTTTATGAATAAAAACGGCGGTGTCTTGATGCTTGACGAGATAGATGCCAACCTGAGCGGTGAGGAGTCTATGAGCGTTGCAAAGGTGCTTCGCAAACTGGCAAAACATTTCCAGATATTTGTCATATCGCACCAGCCGCAGCTGACTTCCATGGGAGATCAGCATTTTCTTATCCATAAAAAAGGCGATGAGTCTTTTGTCAAAGAGCTTGATTTTAACAGCAGGATAGAGGAGATAGCGCGTATTATCAGCGGTGAGAGCATCACCAAAGAGGCAAAACAGTTCGCAAAAGAGCTTTTGGAGGCATGCAGATAG
- a CDS encoding ATP-binding cassette domain-containing protein, giving the protein MIRLDIKKRLFTTNGHVDLDVDIKIKKNEFVALSGVSGSGKTTLLRILAGLEEASGEIDVFGTQWLSSKKALPPQERGIGFVFQDYALFPNMNVLQNLLFVSKDIELAEHLLELTGLSELKERFPNMLSGGQRQRVSLCRALMKRPKILLMDEPLSALDPEMRTKLQHDILRLHKEFGTTTIMVSHDPSEMYRLASRVLVLDHGKIIKDGLAKDILLKTQGSQKFTLQGELLDIKKADVIYIAIVAIGQQIVEIVLDSNEAKSFKIGQSVQVSTKAFSPSLSDIN; this is encoded by the coding sequence ATGATCAGACTAGATATAAAAAAGAGATTATTCACAACAAACGGACATGTCGATCTGGATGTCGATATAAAGATCAAGAAAAATGAGTTCGTAGCATTAAGCGGTGTGAGCGGCAGCGGAAAGACGACACTTTTACGTATCCTTGCAGGACTTGAAGAGGCTAGCGGAGAGATAGATGTCTTCGGTACGCAGTGGCTGAGTTCTAAAAAAGCTCTTCCTCCGCAGGAAAGGGGTATAGGTTTCGTCTTTCAGGACTATGCGCTGTTTCCAAATATGAACGTTTTACAAAATCTGCTTTTTGTCAGTAAAGATATAGAGTTGGCAGAACACCTTTTAGAGTTGACGGGCTTGAGTGAGTTAAAGGAGAGGTTTCCAAATATGCTCAGCGGAGGACAGCGTCAACGTGTCTCTTTATGCCGTGCTTTGATGAAGCGTCCAAAAATCCTACTCATGGACGAGCCGCTTTCAGCTTTAGATCCCGAGATGAGGACAAAGCTGCAGCACGATATATTAAGGCTTCACAAAGAGTTTGGTACCACTACGATAATGGTAAGTCATGATCCAAGCGAGATGTACCGTTTAGCCAGCAGAGTACTTGTACTTGACCATGGAAAGATCATAAAAGACGGACTGGCAAAAGATATTCTTCTGAAAACACAGGGGAGTCAAAAGTTTACGCTTCAAGGCGAACTCTTAGATATAAAAAAAGCCGATGTCATATATATTGCCATAGTGGCTATAGGACAGCAGATAGTGGAGATTGTACTTGATTCAAACGAAGCTAAAAGCTTTAAAATAGGGCAGAGCGTACAAGTAAGTACGAAAGCATTTTCTCCGTCACTCTCAGATATTAACTAA
- a CDS encoding N-acetyltransferase, which yields MTIRQASLTDLEEILKVETDNFTAEDFGLSRSSLRYHLKRNIVFIIEDKKGIIGYCLWLTRKNFYRLYSIAVLQEFHSKGYGKMLLEYSLKQLKDKELRLEVKQINKQAVSLYEKFGFKIIKTLKSYYPNNIDGYLMKRAIS from the coding sequence ATGACGATAAGACAAGCTTCTCTAACGGACTTGGAAGAGATACTAAAAGTGGAGACGGATAACTTTACGGCTGAGGATTTTGGACTTTCAAGGTCTTCGCTGCGTTATCACTTAAAAAGAAATATCGTCTTTATCATCGAAGATAAGAAGGGGATTATAGGTTATTGTCTATGGCTTACTAGAAAGAACTTCTATAGACTTTACTCTATTGCCGTACTTCAAGAGTTTCACTCAAAAGGATACGGAAAGATGCTTTTAGAGTATTCGCTTAAGCAGTTAAAAGACAAAGAGCTGCGTTTAGAGGTAAAACAGATAAATAAACAAGCCGTATCTCTCTATGAAAAGTTTGGATTTAAGATAATAAAGACACTTAAATCCTACTATCCAAATAATATAGACGGCTATCTTATGAAAAGAGCTATCTCTTAA
- a CDS encoding phosphatidylglycerol lysyltransferase domain-containing protein, whose translation MSSLVINNYTLKHFNLNAKPIMDEYLHMIEIDLSDYTFAGNYIWLSNSTGFYAIVNETFCLFILSSGVLTMLLPPLGKQEKIYDAIIECFDIMNTHNENKHFSKIEYVHEDILEGFVDYLEEGTEIFEKLKDFVIEKKLVDYIYRTDDLIDLKGNPYKVKRNEINRFRNIYPNHKIEIFEKEKHAKEVIALFNKWVQDRTIHMPKEDAEVFLDGIYFERFAIKRLMNDYDKLDVIGIVIYIDDVLKGFTVGEKISDDTASVIIEKTDFEILGCAQFIFREFTKLLKEMYNSEYINVGDDMGFENLKKVKMSYRPDKLIPKYTIYQK comes from the coding sequence ATGTCAAGCTTAGTTATAAACAATTATACTTTAAAGCATTTTAATTTAAATGCAAAACCGATAATGGATGAATATCTCCATATGATAGAGATCGATCTTAGCGACTATACATTTGCCGGAAATTATATCTGGCTATCGAACTCCACCGGGTTTTACGCTATCGTCAATGAGACCTTCTGTCTGTTTATCTTGTCTTCTGGAGTTCTAACGATGCTTCTGCCGCCTCTTGGAAAACAGGAAAAGATCTATGATGCGATAATCGAGTGTTTCGACATTATGAATACGCACAATGAAAATAAACATTTTTCTAAGATCGAATATGTACATGAAGATATATTAGAAGGGTTTGTAGACTATCTGGAAGAGGGTACGGAGATATTTGAGAAACTCAAAGATTTCGTTATAGAGAAAAAATTGGTCGACTATATTTATAGAACTGATGACCTTATCGACTTAAAGGGCAATCCGTACAAAGTAAAAAGAAACGAGATCAATCGCTTTAGAAATATTTATCCTAACCATAAAATCGAGATCTTTGAGAAAGAAAAACATGCAAAAGAGGTGATAGCACTCTTTAATAAATGGGTACAAGACAGGACGATACATATGCCAAAAGAGGATGCGGAAGTGTTCTTAGACGGCATCTACTTTGAGCGTTTTGCAATAAAAAGGCTTATGAACGACTATGATAAACTCGACGTCATAGGAATAGTGATCTATATAGATGATGTGCTTAAAGGCTTTACCGTCGGAGAAAAGATCAGTGACGACACGGCAAGCGTTATAATCGAGAAGACAGACTTTGAGATACTCGGCTGTGCACAGTTCATCTTCAGAGAGTTTACTAAACTGCTTAAAGAGATGTATAACAGCGAATATATCAACGTGGGTGACGATATGGGGTTTGAAAACCTTAAAAAGGTCAAGATGTCATACCGTCCGGACAAGTTGATACCAAAATATACCATCTACCAAAAATGA